DNA sequence from the Oligoflexus sp. genome:
GAATCGTCAGGGCCGAACAGCCCGGGACAGCGCCGCCTTTGGCCAAAAGGTCCAGCATCTGTTCCATGATGCGACTCGACCAGAGCTTGGCGCGCAGTGTATCCAGTGAAGGATCATTGGAAGGTTCCAGCAGGCGGCTGAGCGTTTCACTGATGCTGTTCAAATCCGAGGCCGGCATGCTGCTCAAATCCTGTGCCACTGCCAGGAGCCAGCGGGCTGGGTTTTGCTGCTGATCCAGGCTCTGTTCCAATCCTTGAGCCAGACGCTTCGAGATGAAAGAACGTTCCCCGCTGTCGAGACCCCGATAGGCATTCCAAAAACTTGTGATAAAGCGGCTGAGTTTTTCAATCTCGGCATCGCTGAGAGTTTGCGTGAATTGGTCGAGGTGCTTCGCAAAGGTCGTCGTGGAACCGGCAGTCAGGGTCACAGAAGGCAGGGCGGATGCTGCATCCGGACTCTGCGGCTGTCGAAAGGACTCCAGCATGCGCGCCTGGCTCGCGGCGTCCGGTATCTGAAGGGGCTGCGCACTGAGGGCCGCATCCACGCTATTCATCAGCGCATTCTGCTGAAGGACTGTGGTACTGACTGTTAAAAAACGTGGACCGAAATTCCGGCCTTCCAAAACTTCCCGCGTCATCGCCGAAAGGCTGTCTTTTTCGAGGGCATTGACGAAAACGCCGAGTTCCGCCAGAAGATCATTCATGCGGCCCGATTGCGACCAGAGGGTCAGCTGCTGCTGCAGGCGCGAAGGATCCAGGCTTAAAAGAAAGGGCTGCAGCTGATCGAGGCGTTCGGTCGCAAGATTGAGGCCCTGCTTTTCCCCCTCGCTCAAACCCCGATCCAGGATGCTGGCGAGGGCCAGAAGATAAGGATAACGCTCTTCATGCGTGGTGGCGGTCTCATCCGGCATCAGCGCGAAATCCACCAGCTTCTGCATCTTATCCGCGGATAATTCCGCGAGCAGATTCTTGGTCGCGGGCAGCGTCTCGCCTCCATCGCGACTCCTATTGGAAGCGCAGCTCAGCATCTTATGCAAGAATGCACCGCTCAGTTCCCACTGGGAAAGATTGGTGCTGAGGCAGGCCTCGTTCGATTCGGGATTCTTGAAGAAGGCGAAGCCTTCGCCTCGATTCAGATCCTGTTTTTTATTGGTGCAGCTGATGACGCTCCCGGTCAGGATCAAAAAGAGCCAGGAATATCTAGAGCGCATACCTTACCCCTCCGACAAAGGTCTGGATAGTGCTCGAACCATCCAGAGCTATGGGCAGCCCTTTTGGTGTTTGCACGCTGAGGCTGGAGAGCTGGCTTAATTGATAAGCCGCATCCAGAGTCAGTTGATGACCGTCTTTGTCGGGGGAAAAGTTATAAGCGGAGCCCAGGGCCAGCGTGCGACGCTCAGGGTCGACGACATAGCTGGGAGCATTCCGGCGATTGGCCGAAGTATGCGCTTCAAGTCCGGCGCGCAGTTCCAGGCGATCCTGCAGCGCGGCGAGGGGGGCTGCGATTCCAAAGCGGAAGGCCTGCGTATCCCGAAGATTGGCATTGCCCGGACGATTTTCCACCGACAGCGCGGCGACATCCGAACCTGTGATGGTCACGACCGGAGCATTGAAGCGCGACCACGATGCGCGTTCCAAACTGCCCATCACGCGCAGGCGTTCGCCGTTCCAGGCAAAGCCTATGCGGGTCATGGCCGGATCGTAGAATGGAATCAAACTCGTCGAAGCATCGAAGGGCAGCATGGCGCTTTCGGTGCTGAAGGCAAACGAGGATTCGATGGTCGATTCCGTTTCCTGCGCCTCGCGATGCATGGCGCCCAGAACCCAGTTGCCGGTGCTCCAGGACACACCGAAGTAAGGAACCACAACAGGCTCCATAATAAATTCAAGGCGGCCTTCCGATTCCTGACTGTCGAGCGCCACCTGCAAAAGTCCGCGCGCTCTGAGGGAGTAGTACGCGCCCACGCCGAAGGAAAGGTCCCAGGGGCCTTTGATGGCGAGCGCGGTATAAGCCGCAGGTTTTTGCTGCTGCTCGGAATAACGCAGATAGGTGGCTTCGTAAGGAGAAAGGCCTTTGATACGACCGAAGCTGCCCTGGGGCATATAGGCCGCGAGACCAAAGTGCAGATCATCCGTTAGTTTGAGATTCAAACCAAGACTGCCGCCCTGCAGGGCGTTGGCATCGGATTCCCGATCAGGATCCCGCGGCAGGCGACCCGCTTCCCCGGCGGGCAGATCCTGCAATTTGAATTGGGTCAGCATCGCAGCCGAGGCGATTTCGCTGCGATCGGACTTCACGAGGAGGGCCGGATTGCTATAGGCGGCATAGGCTGTGGGGCCGCCGGCCGTGGTGGCATTGCCGACCGCGACGGTTGATGCTCCCAAACCATAGGTATCAAAGACATTCGCGAAGGCTGGATGGGCGATGCACGCAAGCATGCCCAGAATGGCACAACGGCCAAACAGATGAGTCATATTGTCCCCTCAGTGTGTGAGTTCTCTTCAAAAGAGCT
Encoded proteins:
- a CDS encoding outer membrane protein transport protein — its product is MTHLFGRCAILGMLACIAHPAFANVFDTYGLGASTVAVGNATTAGGPTAYAAYSNPALLVKSDRSEIASAAMLTQFKLQDLPAGEAGRLPRDPDRESDANALQGGSLGLNLKLTDDLHFGLAAYMPQGSFGRIKGLSPYEATYLRYSEQQQKPAAYTALAIKGPWDLSFGVGAYYSLRARGLLQVALDSQESEGRLEFIMEPVVVPYFGVSWSTGNWVLGAMHREAQETESTIESSFAFSTESAMLPFDASTSLIPFYDPAMTRIGFAWNGERLRVMGSLERASWSRFNAPVVTITGSDVAALSVENRPGNANLRDTQAFRFGIAAPLAALQDRLELRAGLEAHTSANRRNAPSYVVDPERRTLALGSAYNFSPDKDGHQLTLDAAYQLSQLSSLSVQTPKGLPIALDGSSTIQTFVGGVRYAL